A portion of the Rhodococcus pseudokoreensis genome contains these proteins:
- a CDS encoding AAA family ATPase: MTMPAEVTTARAHAVLAEVERAVVGKHDELTSILLAVLAGGHVLIEDLPGLGKTLVARSFAAALGLDFTRVQFTPDLLPADLLGATIYDMPSGRFEFRPGPIFTNLLLADEINRTPPKTQAALLEAMAEGQVSVDGTTRILPRPFVVLATDNPIEYEGTYPLPEAQLDRFTLRLRLGYLTETDEHEMLRRRLDRGSAAVVVHQVVDAADLLAMRESLEQVSVHHDVLGYVVALANATRHHPQVEVGASPRAELDLVQLARARALLAGRDFVIPEDIKALAVPAVAHRISLRPEMWVRRIRSDDVLAELLRRLPAPRAR, encoded by the coding sequence GTGACGATGCCCGCCGAGGTCACCACCGCGCGCGCCCACGCCGTGCTGGCAGAGGTCGAACGCGCGGTGGTCGGCAAGCACGACGAACTCACGTCGATCCTGCTCGCCGTGCTCGCGGGCGGGCACGTGCTCATCGAGGATCTGCCCGGACTCGGAAAGACGTTGGTGGCACGCTCTTTCGCCGCGGCTCTCGGGCTCGACTTCACACGCGTCCAGTTCACCCCCGACCTGCTGCCCGCCGACCTGCTCGGCGCCACCATCTACGACATGCCGTCGGGACGGTTCGAGTTCCGTCCGGGCCCGATCTTCACCAACCTGCTCCTCGCCGACGAGATCAACCGCACCCCGCCCAAGACCCAGGCGGCGCTGCTCGAGGCCATGGCCGAGGGGCAGGTCAGCGTCGACGGCACCACCCGGATCCTGCCGCGTCCCTTCGTCGTGCTCGCCACCGACAACCCCATCGAATACGAGGGCACCTACCCGCTGCCCGAGGCGCAGCTGGACCGGTTCACGCTTCGGCTGAGACTGGGGTACCTCACCGAGACCGACGAGCACGAGATGCTGCGCCGACGGCTGGACAGGGGATCCGCCGCCGTCGTCGTCCACCAGGTGGTCGATGCCGCCGACCTCCTGGCGATGCGGGAATCGCTCGAGCAGGTGAGTGTTCATCACGACGTCCTCGGGTACGTCGTCGCACTCGCGAACGCCACCCGGCATCACCCGCAGGTCGAGGTCGGGGCCAGCCCCCGCGCGGAACTCGACCTCGTCCAGCTGGCGCGGGCACGCGCCCTGCTCGCGGGCAGGGACTTCGTCATTCCCGAGGACATCAAGGCGCTGGCCGTACCGGCTGTCGCGCATCGCATCAGCCTGCGGCCGGAGATGTGGGTGCGCCGCATCCGCAGCGACGACGTCCTCGCCGAACTGCTGCGCCGACTCCCCGCGCCGAGGGCACGATGA
- a CDS encoding DUF4129 domain-containing protein has protein sequence MPDRRVMSRVVHTVALLAAVVTVTLVVRAVPAPDTPATTAEPGAGATRALVVLSAIAVVVAAVALASAVRGGRPRVAPDPPTVGPTGNTGSSVSRRHVVGWAVFACLLVAAAFLLGSVRGDEPLDRQRSTTTQAADERADRTDGVAPGETVPPPDTVAEAREDLAELWTAAAIVGPILVTVLILGGVARRPLRSRVGAWTAASSPDAPAGAQSLARAAEEGLAVVVAPNLPPREAIIASYAAMEDALRTAPGAEPRDSDTPSEVLARAVQLGALRFEAAAPLVRLFSEARFSLHPMGEHHRDEAADLLRRVLDDLGSDACSPSP, from the coding sequence ATGCCGGACCGTCGCGTGATGAGCAGGGTCGTCCACACGGTCGCCCTGCTGGCGGCCGTCGTGACGGTCACCCTTGTGGTCAGGGCGGTCCCCGCGCCCGACACCCCGGCCACGACGGCGGAGCCGGGTGCGGGAGCGACTCGCGCGTTGGTCGTCCTCTCGGCGATCGCTGTCGTCGTCGCGGCCGTGGCGCTCGCGTCAGCCGTGCGCGGCGGACGGCCCCGGGTCGCCCCCGACCCGCCGACGGTCGGGCCGACCGGGAACACCGGGTCCTCGGTCTCGCGCCGGCACGTGGTCGGGTGGGCGGTGTTCGCCTGCCTTCTCGTCGCGGCGGCGTTTCTCCTCGGATCCGTCCGCGGCGACGAACCCCTCGACCGTCAGCGGTCGACGACGACCCAGGCCGCCGACGAGAGGGCCGACCGCACCGACGGGGTGGCGCCCGGCGAGACCGTCCCGCCGCCCGACACGGTCGCCGAGGCACGCGAGGACCTCGCGGAATTATGGACCGCGGCAGCGATTGTCGGACCGATCCTGGTGACGGTGCTGATCCTCGGTGGCGTCGCGCGGCGTCCCCTCCGGTCCCGGGTCGGCGCCTGGACCGCGGCGAGTTCCCCCGACGCTCCGGCAGGCGCGCAGTCGTTGGCCCGGGCCGCGGAGGAAGGTCTCGCCGTGGTCGTGGCCCCCAATCTGCCGCCGCGCGAAGCCATCATCGCCAGTTACGCCGCGATGGAGGACGCTTTGCGGACGGCGCCGGGCGCCGAGCCGCGGGATTCGGACACGCCGTCCGAAGTGCTGGCTCGCGCAGTGCAACTCGGGGCGCTGCGCTTCGAGGCGGCGGCACCGCTGGTGCGGCTGTTCTCCGAGGCGCGGTTCAGCCTGCATCCGATGGGCGAACACCACCGTGACGAGGCCGCGGACCTGCTCCGGCGCGTGCTCGACGACCTGGGGAGCGACGCATGCTCGCCGTCGCCGTAA
- a CDS encoding TrpB-like pyridoxal phosphate-dependent enzyme: MSPVTGAELARSLEPLGVAVPSAVPTHWYNLAADLPEPVPPHLHPGTREPLGPEDLAPLFPASLIEQEVATDRYIEIPETVREIYGMWRPSPLVRAHRLERVLGTPARIYYKYEGVSPVGSHKPNTAVAQAYYNALEGTTKLTTETGAGQWGASLSFAGALLGLDVEVWQVRASYDAKPYRRLQMEAYGGICHPSPSDLTEAGRAILAEHPDTTGSLGMAISEAVEVAAKDPRAHYSLGSVLNHVMLHQTVIGQEAMTQLEEAGEPVAHTVFGCAGGGSNLAGLTFPFLGRNLREGTSTRLVACEPAACPSLTQGEYRYDFGDVAGLTPLLKMYTLGNDFVPPAIHAGGLRYHGMSPMVSHAVALGLMEATAIEQDDALTAGLLFARAEGIIPAPESTHGVAAAIAHARTVTEPEVVVIGLSGNGQLDLPAYSRYV, from the coding sequence ATGTCCCCGGTAACCGGAGCCGAACTGGCTCGTTCACTGGAACCTCTGGGGGTTGCGGTTCCCTCGGCCGTCCCCACGCATTGGTACAACCTGGCGGCGGATCTTCCGGAACCCGTTCCGCCGCATCTGCATCCGGGTACGCGGGAGCCGCTGGGACCGGAGGACCTGGCGCCGCTGTTTCCGGCGAGCCTGATCGAGCAGGAGGTCGCGACCGACCGCTACATCGAGATCCCCGAGACGGTTCGGGAGATCTACGGCATGTGGCGTCCGTCGCCGCTGGTGCGGGCGCACCGGCTGGAGCGGGTGCTCGGCACGCCGGCGCGGATCTATTACAAGTACGAGGGTGTGAGCCCGGTCGGCTCGCACAAGCCGAATACGGCTGTGGCGCAGGCCTACTACAACGCCCTCGAGGGCACCACCAAGCTCACCACCGAGACCGGCGCCGGCCAGTGGGGCGCGTCGCTGTCGTTCGCCGGCGCGCTGCTCGGTCTCGACGTCGAGGTGTGGCAGGTTCGCGCGTCCTACGACGCGAAGCCGTACCGCCGACTCCAGATGGAGGCCTATGGCGGCATCTGTCATCCGTCGCCGTCCGACCTCACCGAGGCCGGCCGGGCGATTCTCGCCGAGCACCCCGACACGACGGGTTCGCTGGGGATGGCGATCAGCGAGGCCGTCGAGGTGGCCGCCAAGGATCCGCGGGCGCACTACTCACTGGGCAGTGTCCTCAACCACGTCATGCTCCACCAGACCGTGATCGGCCAGGAGGCGATGACCCAACTGGAGGAGGCGGGCGAGCCGGTCGCGCACACGGTGTTCGGTTGCGCTGGAGGCGGTTCCAACCTCGCGGGCCTGACCTTCCCGTTCCTCGGCCGCAACCTGCGCGAGGGCACCAGCACCCGCCTCGTCGCATGCGAGCCGGCGGCCTGCCCGTCGCTCACGCAGGGCGAGTACCGCTACGACTTCGGCGACGTCGCGGGCCTGACGCCGCTGTTGAAGATGTACACGCTGGGCAACGACTTCGTTCCGCCTGCAATTCACGCGGGTGGTCTGCGGTACCACGGCATGTCGCCGATGGTTTCGCACGCCGTCGCGCTCGGACTGATGGAGGCGACCGCGATCGAACAGGACGACGCACTCACCGCGGGCCTGCTGTTCGCCCGCGCCGAGGGCATCATCCCCGCGCCGGAATCCACGCACGGTGTGGCCGCGGCCATCGCGCACGCCCGCACGGTCACCGAACCGGAGGTCGTGGTCATCGGACTGTCCGGCAACGGCCAGCTGGACCTGCCCGCGTACAGCCGGTACGTCTGA
- the zapE gene encoding cell division protein ZapE yields MDDAQRSAAAVLDETADGLVQGRPGVRGVYLWGPVGRGKTWLMDRFHGAAEVPKRRVHFHSFFRSLHADAHTLGSIDLAIDAALGDVRLLCFDEFHLHDVGDAMLVARLLKALFARSITLVVTSNYPPEGLLPNPLFHHLFEPAITVLEQNLTVVRVAGPVDYRTVGAPDAGFAAGRFVHATAIEGPSERVALTVGTRTVTAAAVRDRTVWFEFAALCGTPTAPADYLDLSERFGCWVITGVPRLREAGTDTVRRFANVVDVLYDRGTALTVVADAPWEDMFTGLAGTLDVDRLVSRLSTLSR; encoded by the coding sequence CTGGACGACGCGCAGCGCTCGGCGGCGGCCGTCCTGGACGAGACCGCCGACGGCCTGGTGCAGGGGAGACCCGGGGTTCGCGGCGTGTACCTGTGGGGGCCCGTCGGACGTGGCAAGACCTGGCTGATGGACCGCTTCCACGGTGCCGCCGAGGTCCCGAAACGGCGGGTGCACTTTCACTCGTTCTTCCGAAGCCTCCACGCCGACGCGCACACGCTGGGGTCCATCGACCTCGCGATCGACGCGGCGCTGGGCGACGTCCGGTTGCTGTGCTTCGACGAGTTCCACCTCCACGACGTCGGGGACGCGATGCTGGTGGCGCGCCTGCTGAAGGCACTGTTCGCCCGCAGTATCACGCTGGTGGTGACGTCGAATTATCCGCCCGAAGGCCTGCTGCCCAACCCGCTGTTCCACCACCTGTTCGAGCCGGCGATCACCGTGCTGGAGCAGAATCTGACCGTCGTGCGGGTGGCCGGTCCCGTCGACTACCGCACCGTGGGAGCGCCGGACGCCGGATTCGCTGCGGGCCGGTTCGTCCACGCGACCGCAATCGAGGGTCCGTCCGAGCGGGTCGCCCTGACCGTCGGCACGCGCACCGTGACGGCAGCGGCGGTACGCGACCGAACGGTCTGGTTCGAGTTCGCGGCGCTGTGCGGCACCCCGACCGCGCCCGCCGACTACCTCGACCTGTCCGAGCGGTTCGGCTGCTGGGTGATCACCGGTGTGCCCCGACTGCGTGAGGCCGGCACGGACACCGTGCGGCGGTTCGCGAACGTCGTCGACGTGCTGTACGACCGCGGCACCGCGCTGACCGTCGTGGCGGACGCGCCGTGGGAGGACATGTTCACCGGACTCGCGGGCACCCTCGACGTCGACCGCCTGGTGAGCCGGTTGTCAACACTGAGCCGGTGA
- a CDS encoding DUF6986 family protein — protein MNPQYLSRLPDSGFDRVDALLAPVDDDLAAAYPGDRQQPQPIHTVYVSAADAGPDTPRVWGDQAVELLDRFTEALSEIGTTGALPDVRATLERSPIQDLRIDFEDGYGWRSDDVEDAAALETGRTLRQLSSDLSGPRSLGIRAKGLAPHERRRGIRTLELVLEGAGGVPDGFVFTVPKLRAAQQVTSVVALCEELESAYGLPDGSLRFELQIESPQAVLGPDGTVTVAKAIQLAEGRCTGLHYGTYDYSAACGIASRFQSLEHPVADHAKSVMLVAAAQTGVWVCDGSTQVVPQGSDEEIRAALARHYRLVTRSLERGYYQGWDMHPGHLITRWLATFDFYRDALPAAATRLQAYLDRQGGGVMDEPATAQALATVVLRGLACGAFDEDAVRAQAPGCTVETLRDLLTRAVVPEI, from the coding sequence GTGAACCCCCAGTACCTCAGCCGTCTCCCCGACAGCGGTTTCGATCGCGTCGACGCACTCCTCGCGCCCGTCGACGACGACCTCGCGGCGGCGTATCCGGGTGATCGGCAGCAACCGCAGCCCATCCACACCGTCTACGTGAGCGCGGCGGACGCCGGCCCGGACACCCCGAGGGTGTGGGGTGATCAGGCTGTCGAACTGCTGGACAGGTTCACCGAGGCGCTGTCCGAAATCGGCACGACCGGTGCACTTCCCGACGTGCGCGCGACGCTGGAGCGCAGTCCGATCCAGGATCTGCGGATCGACTTCGAGGACGGCTACGGCTGGCGGAGCGACGACGTCGAGGACGCCGCCGCACTGGAGACGGGTCGCACGCTGCGACAGCTCTCGTCCGACCTGTCCGGGCCGCGGTCGCTGGGGATCCGCGCGAAGGGCCTGGCGCCGCACGAACGCCGTCGCGGCATCCGCACGCTCGAACTCGTCCTCGAAGGCGCGGGTGGGGTTCCCGACGGCTTCGTGTTCACCGTGCCGAAACTGCGTGCGGCCCAGCAGGTCACCTCCGTCGTCGCGTTGTGTGAGGAACTGGAGAGCGCGTACGGGCTCCCCGACGGGTCGCTGCGCTTCGAGTTGCAGATCGAGAGCCCGCAGGCCGTCCTCGGGCCGGACGGCACCGTGACCGTCGCGAAGGCGATCCAGCTCGCCGAGGGACGCTGCACCGGATTGCACTACGGCACTTACGACTACAGCGCGGCCTGCGGAATCGCCTCCCGGTTCCAGTCGCTCGAGCACCCGGTGGCCGACCACGCCAAGTCCGTGATGCTGGTGGCGGCGGCCCAGACCGGGGTGTGGGTGTGTGACGGGTCCACCCAGGTGGTCCCGCAGGGCAGCGACGAGGAGATCCGCGCGGCGCTGGCCCGGCACTACCGGCTCGTCACCCGGTCGCTCGAACGCGGGTACTACCAGGGATGGGACATGCATCCCGGGCATCTGATCACCCGCTGGCTCGCGACGTTCGACTTCTACCGCGACGCGCTGCCCGCCGCGGCCACCCGCCTGCAGGCCTACCTCGACCGCCAGGGCGGCGGGGTGATGGACGAACCGGCCACCGCGCAGGCCCTCGCGACGGTGGTGCTGCGGGGGCTGGCGTGCGGCGCGTTCGACGAGGATGCGGTCCGCGCGCAGGCCCCGGGATGCACGGTGGAAACGCTCCGCGACCTCCTCACCCGGGCGGTGGTTCCGGAGATCTGA
- the alc gene encoding allantoicase, producing MTPNALTPPSFRSLPDLAVRTLGGAVVWANDELFAERENLIRPTAAEYQPATFGHKGQVYDGWETRRRRVTGTDEAIVRLGVPGVVRGVVVDTAWFKGNYPPEISVQAASVDGYPSAEELVGADWTTIVERSPVQGDTENPFAVDSGERWTHVKLTMHPDGGVARLRVHGEGRPDPRFLDAGPVDLAALENGARVTSCSNMFYGSPQNMLLPGLARVMGDGWETSRRRDDGNDWVEIRLAAQGTVSLAELDTSYFLGNAPGEASLLGRDGDGEWTELLPRTRLQPDTRHRFVIDSDRPVTEARLDIFPDGGMARLRLWGSLTGAGRAGLTA from the coding sequence GTGACCCCGAACGCTTTGACCCCGCCCAGCTTCCGGAGTCTGCCGGACCTGGCCGTACGCACACTCGGCGGCGCCGTCGTGTGGGCCAACGACGAGCTGTTCGCCGAGCGGGAGAATCTCATCCGCCCGACGGCCGCCGAGTACCAGCCGGCGACGTTCGGGCACAAGGGTCAGGTGTACGACGGCTGGGAGACCCGGCGGCGACGCGTGACGGGCACGGACGAGGCGATCGTCCGGCTCGGAGTTCCCGGCGTGGTGCGCGGCGTCGTGGTCGACACCGCCTGGTTCAAGGGAAACTACCCGCCGGAAATCTCCGTGCAGGCTGCGTCCGTCGACGGCTACCCGTCCGCCGAGGAACTGGTCGGCGCCGACTGGACCACGATCGTCGAGCGCAGCCCCGTTCAGGGGGACACCGAGAATCCGTTCGCGGTCGACTCCGGCGAACGGTGGACGCACGTGAAGCTCACGATGCACCCGGACGGCGGTGTCGCCCGGCTCCGGGTGCACGGCGAGGGCCGTCCCGACCCCCGTTTCCTCGACGCGGGCCCCGTCGATCTCGCGGCCCTCGAGAACGGCGCCCGAGTCACGTCCTGTTCCAACATGTTCTACGGATCGCCGCAGAACATGCTGCTTCCCGGTCTGGCCCGGGTGATGGGCGACGGCTGGGAGACGTCCCGCCGCCGCGACGACGGCAACGACTGGGTCGAGATCCGGCTCGCCGCCCAGGGCACGGTGTCGCTGGCCGAACTCGACACCTCCTACTTCCTCGGCAATGCCCCCGGTGAGGCGAGCCTCCTCGGCCGGGACGGCGACGGCGAGTGGACGGAACTGCTCCCGCGGACGCGCCTGCAACCCGACACGAGGCACCGCTTCGTCATCGACAGCGACCGGCCCGTCACGGAGGCCCGGCTCGACATCTTCCCGGACGGCGGCATGGCGCGGTTGCGGTTGTGGGGTTCCCTGACCGGCGCGGGTCGGGCAGGGTTGACGGCATGA
- the puuE gene encoding allantoinase PuuE has product MTHGFDSSYPRDLVGYGPHPPDPQWPGGAKIAVQFVLNYEEGAENNVLHGDEASETFLSEMVGAQPFPNRHMSMESIYEYGSRAGLWRVLRAFERRGLPLTIFAVAKAMQRNPEAVSAFRELGHEIACHGLWWKSYQLSDEDAERRDLAEAVDILRDLTGEAPLGWYTGRDSPVTRQLVVEHGGFEYDSDSYADDLPYWVKVDAPGKGLVDHLVVPYTLDTNDMRFASPGGFPSGEQFFAHLRDAFDVLYAEGTAGAPKMLSVGLHCRIVGRPARTAALERFLDHVQSHDDVWVARRIEIARHWRAVHPA; this is encoded by the coding sequence ATGACTCACGGTTTCGACTCCAGCTACCCCCGTGACCTGGTCGGATACGGGCCGCACCCGCCCGATCCGCAGTGGCCGGGCGGGGCGAAGATCGCCGTCCAGTTCGTCCTCAACTACGAGGAGGGCGCCGAGAACAACGTCCTCCACGGCGATGAGGCGTCGGAGACGTTCCTGTCCGAGATGGTCGGTGCGCAGCCGTTCCCGAACCGGCACATGAGCATGGAATCGATCTACGAGTACGGTTCCCGCGCCGGACTGTGGCGGGTGCTCCGGGCGTTCGAGCGGCGCGGGCTGCCGCTCACCATCTTCGCGGTGGCCAAGGCCATGCAGCGGAACCCGGAGGCCGTCAGTGCCTTTCGCGAACTCGGTCACGAGATCGCCTGCCACGGTCTGTGGTGGAAGTCGTACCAGCTGTCCGACGAGGACGCCGAACGCCGGGACCTGGCCGAGGCCGTGGACATCCTGCGGGACCTCACCGGCGAGGCGCCGCTGGGCTGGTATACCGGCCGCGACTCCCCGGTCACCCGGCAACTGGTGGTCGAGCACGGCGGCTTCGAGTACGACTCCGATTCGTACGCCGACGACCTGCCGTACTGGGTGAAGGTCGACGCCCCCGGCAAGGGTCTCGTCGATCACCTGGTGGTGCCGTACACCCTCGACACCAACGACATGCGGTTCGCGTCCCCCGGCGGTTTCCCGAGCGGCGAGCAGTTCTTCGCGCACCTGCGGGACGCGTTCGACGTCCTGTACGCGGAGGGCACGGCCGGGGCGCCGAAGATGCTGTCCGTAGGCCTGCACTGCCGCATCGTCGGCAGGCCCGCCCGCACCGCGGCGCTGGAGCGGTTCCTCGACCACGTGCAGTCCCACGACGACGTCTGGGTCGCCCGGCGCATCGAGATCGCCCGCCACTGGCGCGCCGTCCACCCCGCCTGA
- a CDS encoding GntR family transcriptional regulator, translating into MPPRRPSLLVTNLANRDPGSSQTVILEELRRVILSGGAPPGTPIPVDEVAEHFGVSRIPIRESLKTLIGEGLVDHRANAGYTVARLTVDELEELYLVRGVLESAAHSVAITLADEADDTRARETYAALDRSVLEDDLTAYHRESRNFHLALASPCRMQRLLHMFEAAWNITEPVQPMSQVDTPERLRLHLGHRDMLAAFLARDAAALKAATDRHNEQLDTVIAALPTDTGIFRDTPG; encoded by the coding sequence ATGCCCCCGCGAAGACCGTCTCTGCTGGTCACGAACCTGGCCAACCGGGATCCCGGCAGCTCGCAGACGGTGATCCTGGAGGAACTGCGCCGGGTGATCCTCAGCGGCGGCGCCCCGCCGGGCACCCCGATCCCGGTGGACGAGGTGGCCGAGCACTTCGGTGTCAGCCGCATCCCGATCCGGGAGTCGCTGAAGACGCTGATCGGTGAGGGTCTCGTCGATCACCGGGCCAACGCCGGGTACACCGTCGCCCGGCTGACCGTCGACGAACTCGAAGAGCTCTACCTGGTGCGGGGCGTCCTCGAGTCGGCGGCGCACTCGGTGGCCATCACCCTCGCCGACGAGGCCGACGACACGAGGGCCCGCGAGACGTACGCGGCGCTCGACCGCTCCGTTCTCGAGGACGACCTGACCGCGTACCACCGGGAAAGTCGCAACTTCCACCTCGCCCTGGCGTCGCCGTGCCGGATGCAGCGGCTGCTGCACATGTTCGAGGCGGCGTGGAACATCACCGAGCCCGTGCAGCCGATGTCGCAGGTCGACACCCCGGAGCGGCTGCGGCTGCACCTCGGGCACCGCGACATGCTCGCGGCATTCCTCGCCCGGGACGCCGCGGCGCTGAAGGCGGCCACCGATCGGCACAACGAACAACTCGACACGGTGATCGCGGCCCTGCCCACGGACACCGGAATCTTCCGGGACACGCCCGGGTAG
- a CDS encoding NCS1 family nucleobase:cation symporter-1 gives MTQTAPSSSEGETVPGAHLAGAGLIKPGYHPRLTNDDLAPLKTQSWSSYNIFAFWMSDVHSVGGYVTAGSLFALGLTSWQVLVALVVGIAIVNVFANLVAKPSQVTGVPYPVMCRSAFGVLGANVPAVIRGLIAVAWYGIQTYLASHAFVILGLKIWPGLAPWADVHEHGFLGLSALGWAGFMTMWVLQALVFWRGMESIRKFIDFCGPAVYIVMLMLAIYLISEAGWSNISLNLGEVNYTGWSAVPVVLGAIALVVSYFSGPMLNFGDFSRYGKTFAAVKRGNFLGLPVNFLFFSILTVVTASATLPVYGRLITDPVETVAQMDNLFAVVLGLLTFIVATIGINIVANFVSPAFDFSHVSPQRISWRTGGMIAAVGSVLITPWNLYNNPEVIHYTLETLGAFIGPLFGILIADYYLVRRQRIILDDMFTMSHDGTYWYKKGYNPAAIISTVVGALVAVVPVILKAQPFGLDVWGMAGAAQYSWFLGMGIGFLCYFALSTGARRAHRTATVEA, from the coding sequence ATGACTCAGACAGCGCCCTCCTCCTCCGAAGGGGAAACCGTCCCCGGTGCACACCTGGCCGGCGCCGGGCTGATCAAACCCGGCTATCACCCGCGACTGACCAACGACGATCTCGCGCCGCTGAAGACCCAGTCGTGGTCGTCGTACAACATCTTCGCGTTCTGGATGTCCGACGTGCACAGCGTCGGCGGGTACGTCACCGCGGGCAGCCTGTTCGCGCTCGGGCTGACCAGCTGGCAGGTCCTCGTCGCCCTGGTGGTCGGCATCGCGATCGTCAACGTGTTCGCGAACCTGGTGGCCAAGCCCAGCCAGGTCACCGGTGTCCCCTACCCGGTCATGTGCCGCAGCGCCTTCGGCGTCCTGGGGGCGAACGTCCCTGCCGTCATCCGCGGCCTCATCGCGGTGGCCTGGTACGGAATCCAGACCTACCTGGCGTCGCACGCGTTCGTGATCCTCGGACTGAAGATCTGGCCGGGCCTGGCGCCCTGGGCGGACGTGCACGAGCACGGATTCCTCGGACTGTCGGCGCTCGGCTGGGCCGGGTTCATGACGATGTGGGTGCTGCAGGCGCTGGTGTTCTGGCGCGGCATGGAAAGTATCCGCAAGTTCATCGACTTCTGCGGCCCCGCCGTCTACATCGTGATGTTGATGCTCGCCATCTACCTGATCAGCGAGGCCGGGTGGTCGAACATCAGCCTGAACCTCGGCGAGGTGAACTACACCGGCTGGTCGGCCGTCCCCGTGGTGCTGGGCGCGATCGCCCTTGTCGTGTCGTACTTCTCGGGCCCGATGCTCAACTTCGGCGACTTCTCCCGGTACGGAAAGACGTTCGCCGCGGTCAAGCGCGGCAACTTCCTCGGCCTCCCGGTGAACTTCCTGTTCTTCTCGATCCTCACCGTCGTCACCGCGTCGGCGACCCTGCCCGTGTACGGGCGGCTGATCACCGATCCGGTCGAGACGGTCGCGCAGATGGACAACCTGTTCGCCGTCGTTCTCGGTCTGCTCACCTTCATCGTCGCCACCATCGGTATCAACATCGTCGCCAACTTCGTGTCCCCGGCATTCGACTTCTCGCACGTCAGCCCGCAGCGCATCAGCTGGCGGACGGGCGGAATGATCGCCGCCGTCGGATCCGTCCTGATCACCCCGTGGAACCTGTACAACAACCCGGAGGTCATCCACTACACGCTCGAGACGCTCGGCGCCTTCATCGGGCCGCTGTTCGGAATCCTCATCGCGGACTACTACCTGGTGCGCAGGCAGCGGATCATCCTCGACGACATGTTCACCATGTCGCACGACGGAACATACTGGTACAAAAAGGGTTACAACCCGGCCGCCATCATCTCCACCGTCGTCGGCGCGCTCGTCGCGGTGGTTCCCGTGATCCTCAAGGCCCAGCCGTTCGGACTCGACGTGTGGGGCATGGCCGGTGCCGCCCAGTACTCGTGGTTCCTGGGCATGGGCATCGGATTCCTCTGCTATTTCGCACTGTCCACCGGCGCGCGTCGCGCGCACCGCACCGCAACGGTCGAGGCGTAG
- a CDS encoding aspartate/glutamate racemase family protein, producing the protein MHIKIVNPNTTRAMTDKIGDCARSVAGPGTLVEAVSPQMGPASIESHYDEALSVPGLLEEIARGEEAGVDGYVIACFGDPGLDAARELASGPVLGIAEAAMHTASFLGRGFSVVTTLGRTRGRAWELAERYGMQRFCLGVHACEIAVLDLDRDPDAVKVITEACRAALDRDGSDAIVLGCAGMADLCAVISAELGVPVVDGVAAATLMVQSLVTLGLRTGARGEFAAPLPKKYTGLLEGFGR; encoded by the coding sequence GTGCACATCAAGATCGTCAATCCCAACACCACCCGGGCGATGACCGACAAGATCGGCGACTGCGCCCGCTCCGTCGCCGGGCCCGGGACGCTCGTCGAGGCGGTGAGCCCGCAGATGGGCCCCGCCTCGATCGAGAGTCACTACGACGAAGCACTCAGTGTCCCCGGGCTTCTCGAGGAGATCGCGCGCGGCGAGGAGGCCGGCGTGGACGGGTACGTGATCGCGTGCTTCGGCGATCCGGGCCTCGACGCGGCCCGGGAACTGGCATCCGGGCCCGTGCTGGGCATCGCCGAGGCGGCCATGCACACCGCGAGCTTCCTCGGCCGCGGGTTCAGCGTCGTCACCACACTGGGACGCACCCGGGGCCGGGCGTGGGAACTCGCCGAACGGTATGGCATGCAACGCTTCTGCCTCGGGGTGCACGCGTGCGAGATCGCCGTCCTCGACCTCGACCGCGACCCCGACGCGGTGAAGGTGATCACCGAGGCCTGCCGCGCCGCCCTCGACCGGGACGGTTCGGACGCGATCGTGCTGGGCTGCGCGGGCATGGCGGACCTGTGCGCGGTCATCTCGGCGGAACTCGGGGTGCCGGTGGTCGACGGCGTGGCGGCGGCGACCCTCATGGTGCAGTCCCTCGTGACGCTCGGTCTGCGAACCGGCGCGCGCGGCGAGTTCGCTGCTCCCCTGCCCAAGAAGTACACCGGACTGCTCGAGGGTTTCGGTCGCTGA